The following proteins are co-located in the Paralichthys olivaceus isolate ysfri-2021 chromosome 10, ASM2471397v2, whole genome shotgun sequence genome:
- the cerkl gene encoding ceramide kinase-like protein, translating into MPRRLHSDKTPEINPNLPGAEFGCDQLLHLLLHLLLCLPPRSFVCLLVNMSEPEEELREQRDSTKKKKKKKKTERPSGKKKKLRERRQEEEEEQQVEEEEEEEEERSECVVLHGIFRLGKKSHDVLLTRTRLTWTPITPETPTGEPCVPQPGVLLLQDVYAVKVKRRRAAGQESGGAVLGVALFCCKRRGRKLEEDTLHLHNASAEHTQTWYNTLKELLTAFSRPRYLKVFINPSSHKKESVHIYREHVAPLFKMADVRTDITVTERKGHALSVMKECKLDEYDGVVCVGGDGSVAELCHALVLRAQLDADSPEKPVKPVLPLGIIPAGSTDVVSCSVHGVRDPVTAALHVVLGHQQQVDMCSFSSLGQLVCFGFSAMFGFGGRSLARAEKKRWMPSSRRREYALIKTLARLKPEDCQLSFLPAKTSTRSLSKHRDEDQDLDQDAEETWTTNRGLYLNISVMSIPCLTPHAPRGLAPNTSLANGSASLIAVGNTSRSEFVKHLKRYSSSSGQFSFSFVETHDVSAVRVRPRSLVGWSEEESEEEGDSKTTPIIQSEGAAFPWNIDGELVEIANEVLIRVHPRLITLYGDEVDETDTTITCSCI; encoded by the exons ATGCCGCGTCGTCTCCATAGCGACAAGACCCCGGAAATAAACCCTAACCTGCCCGGGGCTGAGTTTGGTTGTGATCaactcctgcacctcctcctgcacctcctgctTTGTTTACCTCCGAggagttttgtttgtttgttggtcaaCATGTCGGAGCccgaggaggagctgagggagcagagggacagcacgaagaagaagaagaagaagaagaagacagagagaccgagcgggaagaagaagaagctgagggAGAGGCggcaagaagaggaagaggagcagcaggtggaggaagaggaggaggaggaggaggagcgcag tgagtgtgtcGTGCTGCACGGGATCTTCAGACTGGGGAAGAAGAGTCACGATGTCCTGCTCACCAGAACCAGACTGACCTGGACCCCCATCACGCCTGAGACCCCCACAG GTGAGCCATGTGTGCCTCAGCCaggtgtgctgctgctgcaggacgtTTATGCAGTGAAGGTGAAGCGGCGGCGAGCAGCGGGCCAGGAGTCGGGGGGAGCCGTGCTCGGCGTGGCCCTCTTCTGCTgcaagaggagagggaggaagctggaggaggacACGCTTCACCTCCACAACGCCTccgcagaacacacacagacctggtACAACACCCTGAAGGAGCTGCTCACAG ctttcaGTCGTCCCAGGTATCTGAAGGTCTTCATCAACCCCAGCAGCCACAAGAAGGAGTCAGTGCACATCTACAGAGAACACGTGGCTCCGCTCTTCAAGATGGCCGACGTCCGCACCGACATCACGG tGACGGAGAGAAAGGGTCATGCTCTCTCAGTGATGAAGGAATGCAAACTGGATGAATATGATGG ggtGGTGTGTGTTGGCGGTGACGGCTCGGTGGCGGAGCTTTGTCACGCTCTGGTCCTCAGGGCTCAGCTGGATGCAGATTCCCCAGAGAAACCGGTGAAACCAGTGCTGCCGCTGGGGATCATTCCTGCAG GCTCCACAGATGTGGTTTCCTGTTCTGTGCATGGAGTTAGAGATCCGGTCACAGCAGCGCTCCACGTCGTCCTGG GTCACCAGCAGCAGGTGGACATGTGCAGCTTCTCGTCTCTCGGTCAGTTGGTGTGTTTTGGTTTCTCCGCCATGTTTGGCTTCGGCGGGCGGAGCTTAGCGCGGGCGGAGAAGAAGAGGTGGATGCCGTCATCGCGGCGACGAGAGTACGCCCTTATCAAGACGCTGGCAAGACTCAA ACCGGAGGACTGTCAGCTGTCGTTCCTCCCAGCGAAGACATCTACCCGGAGTCTGTCTAAACATCG AGACGAGGACCAGGATCTGGACCAGGATGCAGAGGAGACCTGGACGACCAACCGGGGCCTGTATCTGAACATCAGCGTCATGTCCATCCCCTGTCTGACTCCACATGCTCCTCGAGGACTGGCTCCTAACACCAG TTTGGCCAATGGCAGCGCATCGCTGATCGCAGTGGGAAACACTTCCAGGTCAGAGTTCGTCAAACACCTGAAGAGATACAGCAGCTCCAGTGGACAG TTCAGCTTCTCCTTCGTGGAGACGCACGACGTGTCAGCGGTGAGAGTCCGCCCCCGCTCACTCGTTGGCTGGTCGGAGGAGGAAAGCGAGGAGGAGGGCGACTCCAAAACAACGCCCATCATCCAATCAGAGGGAGCCGCCTTCCCCTGGAATATTGATGGAGAGCTGGTGGAGATCGCTAACGAAGTGCTCATCAG GGTCCACCCACGGCTCATCACGCTGTACGGGGACGAGGTGGATGAAACCGATACAACCATCACCTGCAGTTGCATCTGA
- the neurod1 gene encoding neurogenic differentiation factor 1: protein MTRSVQEEQGSVEPEEQQELRSPGGGEEEEEDDDHLHHLDEEDDDDDEEEEEEEEEEDGENKPKRRGPKRKKMTKARIQRFKVRRMKANARERNRMHGLNDALESLRKVVPCYSKTQKLSKIETLRLAKNYIWALSEILRSGKAPDLMSFVQALCKGLSQPTTNLVAGCLQLNPRTFLPEQTPDLPAHLPPAGTTAYPGHYSYQSPGLTAGLPSPPYGTMDPSHIFHQVKGQPYGPLEPFFDGVLVSDGPAFDPPLSPPLSINGNFSSSFKHEVVAAADYDKSFSFSVHYGGGGAGGHTAIYGGGGTNQRCGELQADGLMGFEGHSHHERMMNAQLNAIFHDS, encoded by the exons ATGACCAGGTctgtgcaggaggagcaggggtcAGTGGagccagaggagcagcaggagctccGCAgcccaggaggaggagaggaagaggaggaggacgacgatCACCTCCACCATCTGGATGAGGAagacgatgacgatgatgaggaggaagaggaggaggaggaggaggaagatggtgaGAACAAACCCAAGAGGCGAGGGccgaagaggaagaagatgacgAAGGCTCGAATCCAGAG gttcaAGGTCCGTCGGATGAAAGCTAACGCCCGGGAAAGGAATCGCATGCATGGGCTGAACGACGCTCTGGAGAGCCTGAGGAAAGTCGTCCCGTGTTACTCTAAAACTCAGAAACTGTCCAAGATCGAGACGCTCCGCCTCGCCAAGAACTACATCTGGGCCCTGAGTGAGATCCTGCGCTCCGGGAAAGCGCCCGACCTCATGAGCTTCGTCCAGGCGCTCTGCAAAG GTCTGTCTCAGCCAACCACTAACCTGGTGGCAGGCTGCCTGCAGCTGAACCCTCGGACTTTCCTGCCGGAGCAGACACCAGACCTGCCGGCTCACCTTCCCCCAGCCGGCACAACTGCCTATCCTGGACACTACTCCTACCAGAGCCCCGGGCTGACAGCCGGCCTGCCCAGCCCACCCTATGGCACCATGGATCCCTCCCACATCTTCCaccaggtcaaaggtcagccaTACGGCCCCCTGGAGCCCTTCTTCGATGGGGTCCTGGTTTCGGATGGGCCGGCGTTCGACCCGCCCCTCAGCCCACCACTCAGCATCAATGGGAACTTCTCCTCGTCCTTCAAGCACGAGGTCGTCGCAGCTGCCGACTACGACAAGAGTTTCTCCTTCAGCGTGCACTAtgggggaggaggagctgggggACACACTGCCATCTACGGCGGTGGGGGGACCAACCAGCGGTGTGGTGAACTGCAGGCGGACGGGCTGATGGGCTTTGAAGGACACTCGCACCATGAGCGGATGATGAACGCCCAGTTGAACGCCATCTTCCATGActcctga